Proteins encoded in a region of the Roseateles sp. SL47 genome:
- a CDS encoding DMT family transporter: MKQRDLVELIVLAAIWGASFLFMRIAAPEFGPIATAFVRVAGASLLLVPLLTLREGLQDLRRHWPGLLLVGLLNGALPFALFSFAALSINAGMSSILNATTPMWGALVAWVWFGQRLDGSRLVGLALGFAGVVLLAWDKASFKPGGGGFAILAVLLATFSYGIAANASKRYLSQATPLAVATGSQLAAALLLALPAWSQQPVQLPSLRAWGAVALLALLCTSLAYILFFRLMKRVGPTNTIAVTFLIPVFALLWGFLFLHETLTASMAMGCLVVLLGTGLAVGVLRLPMPPVTRPAK, encoded by the coding sequence TTGAAACAACGTGACCTGGTTGAATTGATTGTTCTGGCGGCCATCTGGGGCGCTTCCTTCCTGTTCATGCGCATCGCCGCCCCGGAGTTCGGACCGATTGCCACCGCATTTGTGCGGGTGGCCGGTGCCTCACTGCTGCTCGTGCCTCTGCTCACGCTGCGAGAAGGGCTCCAGGACCTGCGCCGTCACTGGCCAGGCCTGCTGCTGGTGGGCCTGCTCAACGGCGCCCTGCCCTTTGCACTGTTCAGTTTTGCGGCACTGTCCATCAATGCCGGCATGTCCAGCATCCTGAACGCCACCACGCCCATGTGGGGAGCGCTGGTGGCCTGGGTGTGGTTCGGGCAGCGACTGGATGGTTCCCGGCTGGTCGGGCTGGCGCTGGGTTTCGCCGGGGTCGTGCTGCTGGCCTGGGACAAAGCCTCGTTCAAACCTGGCGGCGGTGGCTTTGCCATTCTGGCCGTGCTGCTGGCGACCTTCAGCTACGGCATTGCCGCCAATGCGAGCAAACGCTACCTCAGCCAGGCCACCCCGCTGGCGGTCGCCACCGGTAGTCAACTGGCGGCCGCGCTGCTGCTGGCCCTGCCCGCCTGGAGCCAGCAGCCGGTCCAACTGCCCTCCCTGCGTGCCTGGGGCGCGGTGGCTTTGCTGGCCCTGCTGTGCACCAGCCTGGCCTACATCCTGTTCTTCCGGCTGATGAAGCGGGTGGGCCCCACCAACACCATCGCAGTGACCTTCCTGATCCCGGTCTTTGCACTGCTGTGGGGCTTCCTGTTCCTGCACGAGACGCTCACCGCGTCGATGGCGATGGGGTGCCTGGTGGTGCTGCTGGGCACAGGGTTGGCGGTCGGCGTGCTGCGGCTGCCGATGCCACCGGTGACACGCCCGGCGAAGTGA
- a CDS encoding methylated-DNA--[protein]-cysteine S-methyltransferase, which yields MSADTSACQTETDTPLGRMLFARNGQGLCGLWFEGQKYHPGALAVPRRDQDPLLRQAVAAVQAYFAGQPFVPPPLSVAGTPFQQAVWSALLQIPTGVTCSYGDLATRLGRPEAVRAVAAAVGRNPLSLLVPCHRVMGANGQLTGYAGGLERKRALLALEARLKATAFTLSSPSPAAAVPPATALATTRGAAKPAPDTSRRPVGATDLATSPLQGAGA from the coding sequence ATGTCCGCTGACACCTCCGCCTGCCAGACCGAGACCGACACCCCGCTGGGCCGCATGCTCTTTGCGCGCAATGGCCAGGGCCTGTGCGGCTTGTGGTTTGAAGGCCAGAAATATCACCCGGGCGCGCTGGCCGTGCCGCGCAGGGATCAGGACCCACTGCTGCGGCAGGCGGTCGCTGCGGTTCAGGCCTATTTCGCCGGACAACCGTTTGTGCCGCCGCCGCTGTCAGTGGCAGGGACGCCTTTCCAGCAGGCGGTCTGGTCGGCCCTGCTTCAGATCCCCACCGGCGTGACCTGCAGCTATGGGGACCTGGCCACCCGTCTGGGCCGACCGGAAGCGGTGCGGGCGGTGGCCGCAGCAGTGGGGCGAAATCCCTTGTCCTTGCTGGTGCCGTGCCACCGGGTGATGGGCGCCAATGGCCAGTTGACCGGTTACGCCGGGGGGCTGGAGCGCAAGCGGGCCTTGCTGGCGCTGGAGGCTCGCCTCAAGGCCACCGCCTTCACGCTGAGTTCCCCATCGCCCGCGGCTGCCGTTCCGCCAGCCACTGCGCTCGCAACAACCCGTGGTGCGGCCAAGCCCGCGCCGGACACCTCCCGTCGCCCCGTTGGCGCTACGGACTTGGCGACATCGCCGCTGCAAGGAGCAGGCGCTTGA